The following proteins are co-located in the Sporolactobacillus pectinivorans genome:
- a CDS encoding ATP-dependent RecD-like DNA helicase — translation MAEQASMHLFSEDRPSIKGEPERIVFQNSDNGYTVMMIRIIETDEPVDGKEITVVGYFPAAHLHETYQFFGKLKTHPRYGQQYEVESYHKLLPQSRTGMVQYLSGDLFPGVGKKTAQSIIEAIGDNAITKILNDPSCLESVPKLDKEKANFIAETLLKNEGLERILIGLSDFGFGSQLAMKIYQAYGDETLEIIRDNPYQLIEDIEGIGFQRADELASTLGITGNNPARIQAAFLYWLNERAMNDGHVFMPYEETVQAARKLLTSFGPVIGEEDLVRELDTLEEDGKLVREDEDLYLPELYYAEKGIVTGIQKLMEQAAPSDEFSETEFLEALGKVEEKLSMQYAESQQKAIRQAILSPLMILTGGPGTGKTTVIRGIVEVFAELNSLSLEPKDYDSEHPYPVLLVAPTGRAAKRMKESTGIPAVTIHRLLGWTGGSGYVHDEDDPVEGQLLVVDEMSMVDIWLANQLLKSLPEGMKMVIVGDEDQLPSVGPGQVLSDLIQSGVIPVVKLTDIFRQAQGSSIIELAHQIKEGSVQDVSSPRNDRRFFSCHQGQVVEAVCQIASGAEKKGYQPKDIQVLAPIYRGNAGIEKINEALQQLFNPGSDQKRSLTYGDHVFRVHDKVLQLVNNPDDQVYNGDIGEIAAIMKAKETTDNEDTIIVSFDGIEVKYLKHDLNQLTLAYCCSIHKAQGSEFPIVILPVVRGYHRMLRRNLIYTAVTRSKEYLMLCGDAEAFNQAVSRNDIDLRHSNLGKKLQERLHMPLESVKDETIK, via the coding sequence ATGGCGGAACAGGCATCAATGCATTTATTTTCGGAAGATCGACCGTCTATTAAAGGTGAACCGGAGCGCATTGTTTTTCAAAACAGCGATAATGGCTACACGGTAATGATGATCAGAATTATTGAAACGGATGAGCCTGTGGACGGAAAAGAAATTACGGTTGTCGGCTACTTTCCTGCCGCCCATCTGCATGAAACCTATCAGTTTTTCGGCAAGCTGAAAACACATCCGAGATATGGCCAGCAATATGAGGTGGAGAGCTACCACAAACTGCTGCCGCAGTCGCGGACGGGCATGGTTCAGTATCTGTCGGGCGACCTTTTCCCCGGAGTTGGCAAGAAAACGGCACAATCGATCATTGAGGCGATTGGAGACAATGCCATTACAAAGATATTGAACGATCCTTCCTGCCTTGAAAGCGTACCAAAACTGGATAAAGAAAAAGCGAATTTTATCGCTGAGACACTGCTTAAAAACGAGGGCCTGGAAAGAATACTGATCGGTCTGTCTGACTTCGGATTCGGCTCCCAACTGGCGATGAAAATTTATCAGGCTTATGGTGATGAGACGCTCGAAATAATCAGGGACAATCCCTATCAATTGATAGAAGATATTGAGGGAATCGGATTTCAGCGTGCTGATGAGCTTGCTTCTACCCTTGGTATAACAGGCAATAATCCGGCGCGGATCCAGGCCGCTTTTCTTTACTGGCTGAATGAGCGGGCAATGAATGACGGGCATGTTTTTATGCCCTATGAAGAGACGGTTCAAGCCGCCCGAAAGCTGCTCACATCTTTCGGTCCGGTGATTGGCGAAGAGGATCTTGTCCGTGAACTGGACACTCTTGAAGAGGATGGAAAGCTGGTCCGTGAAGATGAAGACCTCTATCTTCCGGAGCTTTATTATGCGGAAAAGGGGATTGTGACAGGAATTCAGAAATTGATGGAACAGGCTGCCCCTTCTGATGAGTTTTCAGAGACAGAATTTCTTGAAGCTTTGGGAAAAGTTGAGGAAAAATTGTCGATGCAGTATGCCGAAAGCCAGCAGAAAGCGATCCGTCAGGCAATTTTGTCTCCGCTGATGATTCTAACGGGGGGGCCAGGTACAGGTAAAACGACAGTCATTCGCGGAATTGTCGAGGTTTTTGCGGAACTCAACAGCCTCTCGCTGGAGCCGAAAGATTACGACAGCGAGCATCCCTATCCTGTATTGCTTGTTGCACCGACGGGCCGGGCTGCCAAACGGATGAAGGAATCGACAGGAATTCCTGCGGTGACCATCCATCGCCTGCTCGGCTGGACCGGTGGATCAGGATATGTCCATGATGAAGATGATCCGGTTGAGGGGCAGCTGCTTGTCGTCGACGAAATGTCAATGGTTGACATCTGGCTTGCCAATCAGCTGCTGAAATCACTTCCGGAAGGCATGAAGATGGTCATTGTCGGCGACGAGGATCAGCTTCCCTCTGTCGGACCGGGGCAAGTGTTGAGCGACCTGATTCAATCCGGTGTAATTCCGGTTGTCAAGCTGACCGACATTTTTCGCCAGGCACAGGGTTCATCGATTATCGAACTCGCTCATCAGATTAAAGAAGGATCGGTGCAAGATGTGTCTTCACCCAGAAATGATCGCCGTTTTTTTTCCTGTCACCAGGGCCAGGTTGTGGAGGCTGTATGCCAGATCGCTTCAGGTGCGGAGAAAAAGGGCTATCAGCCGAAAGATATTCAAGTTCTTGCCCCGATTTATCGGGGCAACGCCGGTATTGAAAAAATCAACGAAGCCTTGCAGCAACTGTTTAATCCTGGATCGGATCAGAAACGTTCCCTGACCTATGGCGATCATGTGTTTCGTGTGCATGACAAAGTGCTTCAGCTTGTCAATAATCCCGATGATCAGGTGTACAACGGGGATATCGGAGAAATTGCCGCTATTATGAAAGCGAAAGAAACGACAGATAATGAAGATACAATTATCGTTTCTTTTGACGGTATTGAAGTCAAGTACCTGAAACACGATCTGAATCAGCTCACTTTAGCCTACTGCTGCTCTATCCATAAAGCGCAGGGCAGTGAATTCCCGATTGTCATCCTTCCGGTTGTCCGCGGCTATCATCGGATGCTCAGGCGTAATCTGATTTATACTGCAGTGACGCGCAGCAAAGAGTATTTGATGTTGTGCGGCGATGCAGAAGCCTTTAATCAGGCGGTCAGCCGGAATGACATCGATCTGCGGCATTCAAATCTTGGGAAAAAGCTGCAAGAGCGACTGCATATGCCTTTGGAAAGCGTAAAAGACGAAACAATCAAATGA
- a CDS encoding tetratricopeptide repeat protein produces the protein MEKVYRLLKMRKFGEAAHVLDQAISADPDDPEGYTNFGNLLITVGQSGRAPAFFEKALSIDPDNAAASFGYGNALFESGDFGQALERFNQASANGMDNGDLYYMIGRSALNLGKNGQALAAFQRAVELNSSDTEARFQYGLALARFGQLETAEKQFLTVLRENPRHADAHYNLGVVAAFRKQQHEAAAHFTKALALNPRHMLAANGLKKLERILXQHEAAAHFTKALALNPRHMLAANGLKKLEKKGYSDKTRS, from the coding sequence ATGGAGAAAGTCTATAGGCTATTAAAAATGAGGAAATTCGGGGAGGCTGCCCACGTCTTGGATCAGGCAATATCTGCTGATCCGGACGATCCGGAAGGCTACACGAATTTCGGCAATTTGCTGATCACTGTCGGTCAGTCCGGAAGAGCGCCTGCTTTCTTTGAGAAGGCGCTCTCTATTGATCCGGATAATGCCGCTGCGTCATTCGGATATGGCAATGCGCTTTTTGAGTCGGGGGATTTTGGGCAAGCACTTGAACGTTTTAATCAGGCAAGCGCCAACGGAATGGACAACGGAGATCTCTACTATATGATTGGCCGGTCGGCTCTGAATCTTGGAAAAAACGGGCAGGCGCTTGCCGCTTTTCAGCGTGCTGTTGAGCTGAACAGTTCAGACACGGAGGCGCGATTTCAGTATGGCTTGGCATTGGCCCGTTTCGGTCAGTTGGAGACAGCAGAGAAGCAATTTCTTACGGTGCTTCGGGAGAATCCACGCCATGCGGATGCTCATTATAATCTTGGTGTTGTTGCCGCGTTCCGCAAGCAGCAGCATGAAGCAGCGGCGCATTTTACAAAAGCGCTCGCATTGAATCCCAGACATATGCTTGCCGCAAACGGACTGAAAAAACTTGAAAGGATACTCTGNCAGCATGAAGCAGCGGCGCATTTTACAAAAGCGCTCGCATTGAATCCCAGACATATGCTTGCCGCAAACGGACTGAAAAAACTTGAAAAAAAAGGATACTCTGACAAAACCCGGAGTTAA
- the alaS gene encoding alanine--tRNA ligase — MKQLSSSEVRQMFLDFFKGKGHSVEPSASLIPVDDPSLLWINSGVATLKKYFDGRIVPKNPRICNAQKAIRTNDIENVGYTARHHTFFEMLGNFSVGDYFKKEAIAWAWEFLTSPDWIAFDPEKLSVTVYPEDEEAYKLWHEKIGIPDERIIKLEHNFWDIGEGPSGPNTEIFYDRGEAFGNDPDDPELYPGGENERYLEVWNLVFSQFNHNPDGTHTPLPKKNIDTGMGLERMVSVIQNGETNFDTDLFLPIIHKIEEISGSRYKKGERNTAFKVIADHARAVSFAIADGALPSNEGRGYVLRRLIRRAVRYAMDIGINKPFLYELVPVVADIMKDYYKEVEEKAPYVQKIIRGEEERFQETIHEGMSILKQQISEAKLQKKPEISGSDVFKLYDTFGFPVELTEEYAHQEGLEIDHKGFEQELEKQRNRARSARRNLKSMQVQSDTLRNITEKSEFVGYDRFTIQDAKVIAIVRENETVNSASEGERIQLMLDRTPFYAEMGGQVADQGLLSSETVSLRVKDVQKAPNGQNLHTCIVENGQINTGDKVTAAIDLQVRLSIQKNHTATHLLDQALKDTLGSHVNQAGSYVSADRLRFDFSHYGQVTEEELEKIEQIINEKIWEQLPVTTKEMPIDAAKKLGAVALFGEKYGKIVRVVNAGDYSLELCGGCHVKNTSELGLFTIVSESGIGAGTRRIEALTGRKAYEKMYRNKLELKNISGKLKTTPDLLPDRIDAIQQQIRDLDRENETLMAKLGNAKAGELEQSVRKAGEVSYVAAKVDSMDMNRLRAMADELKHHFQSLVVVLASVEDGKVHLVSGVTKDLVAKGFHAGKIIKEVAAICGGGGGGRPDMAQAGGRLPERIPEALQAVSGMIEKTAVR, encoded by the coding sequence ATGAAACAACTCAGTTCATCTGAGGTCAGACAAATGTTTTTGGACTTTTTCAAGGGGAAGGGACATTCCGTTGAACCAAGCGCTTCTTTGATTCCGGTTGATGATCCTTCACTTCTCTGGATTAACAGCGGGGTCGCAACGCTGAAAAAGTATTTTGACGGCCGGATTGTTCCGAAAAATCCGCGCATCTGCAATGCACAGAAGGCGATCCGCACTAATGATATTGAGAATGTCGGCTACACAGCCCGTCATCATACATTTTTTGAGATGCTCGGTAATTTCTCGGTCGGTGATTATTTTAAGAAGGAAGCCATTGCCTGGGCATGGGAATTTCTGACAAGCCCGGACTGGATTGCGTTTGATCCGGAAAAACTTTCGGTGACCGTCTATCCTGAGGATGAGGAAGCCTATAAACTTTGGCATGAAAAGATCGGTATTCCGGATGAGCGCATTATCAAGTTGGAACATAATTTCTGGGATATCGGCGAAGGCCCGAGCGGTCCGAATACCGAGATTTTCTACGATCGTGGTGAAGCTTTCGGGAATGATCCTGATGATCCCGAACTTTACCCGGGTGGAGAAAATGAGCGCTATCTCGAAGTGTGGAATCTTGTCTTTTCACAGTTTAACCATAATCCCGATGGTACCCACACACCGCTTCCGAAAAAGAACATTGATACCGGTATGGGACTGGAACGTATGGTCAGTGTTATCCAGAATGGGGAAACCAACTTCGATACCGATCTGTTCCTGCCGATCATTCATAAAATCGAAGAAATTTCAGGTTCCAGATACAAAAAAGGCGAGCGTAATACGGCGTTCAAAGTCATTGCTGATCACGCACGGGCCGTCTCATTTGCGATCGCCGACGGAGCTCTTCCATCAAACGAAGGGCGTGGCTATGTGCTTCGCCGCCTGATCCGGCGCGCCGTTCGCTATGCTATGGACATTGGCATTAATAAGCCGTTCCTGTATGAACTGGTTCCTGTCGTTGCCGACATTATGAAGGATTATTACAAGGAAGTCGAAGAAAAGGCACCGTATGTTCAGAAAATTATCCGCGGTGAAGAGGAACGCTTTCAAGAGACGATTCATGAAGGTATGTCTATTCTGAAGCAGCAGATCTCTGAAGCAAAACTGCAGAAAAAACCGGAAATCTCCGGCAGTGATGTGTTCAAATTGTATGATACATTCGGCTTTCCTGTGGAACTCACTGAAGAATATGCACATCAGGAAGGGCTGGAAATAGACCATAAGGGCTTTGAACAGGAGCTTGAGAAACAGCGCAACCGCGCGCGCTCTGCTCGCCGTAATCTGAAGTCCATGCAGGTTCAGAGTGATACACTTCGCAACATTACTGAAAAAAGTGAATTTGTCGGCTATGACCGGTTCACCATTCAGGATGCGAAAGTTATAGCGATTGTCAGAGAGAATGAGACGGTGAACAGCGCTTCGGAAGGGGAAAGGATACAGCTGATGCTGGATCGTACACCATTTTATGCAGAAATGGGCGGCCAGGTTGCTGATCAGGGCTTGCTCTCCAGTGAAACAGTTTCGCTGCGCGTTAAAGATGTCCAAAAGGCGCCTAACGGCCAGAATCTTCATACCTGTATTGTTGAAAACGGCCAGATTAATACCGGTGACAAGGTGACGGCGGCGATTGACCTACAGGTGCGGTTGTCGATTCAGAAAAATCACACTGCGACACACCTGCTTGACCAGGCTTTGAAAGATACGCTGGGCAGCCATGTCAATCAGGCAGGCTCCTACGTTTCTGCTGATCGGCTGCGTTTTGATTTTTCCCACTATGGACAGGTCACTGAAGAGGAGCTCGAAAAAATCGAGCAGATCATCAATGAAAAAATCTGGGAACAGCTTCCGGTTACGACAAAAGAGATGCCGATTGACGCAGCAAAAAAGTTGGGCGCGGTGGCACTTTTCGGTGAGAAATATGGAAAAATCGTCCGTGTTGTCAATGCGGGAGATTACAGCCTTGAACTTTGTGGCGGATGCCATGTAAAAAACACTTCAGAACTGGGCCTGTTTACGATCGTTTCTGAGAGCGGAATCGGAGCGGGCACTCGCAGGATTGAGGCCCTTACCGGGCGAAAAGCCTATGAAAAGATGTATCGGAACAAACTTGAACTGAAAAACATTTCGGGGAAATTAAAGACGACACCGGATCTGCTTCCGGATCGGATTGACGCAATTCAGCAGCAGATCAGGGACCTTGATCGGGAAAATGAGACGCTGATGGCGAAACTCGGGAATGCGAAGGCCGGCGAACTGGAACAGTCTGTCAGAAAAGCCGGTGAAGTATCCTATGTCGCTGCAAAAGTGGACAGCATGGATATGAACCGGTTACGCGCCATGGCTGACGAACTGAAGCATCATTTTCAATCGCTTGTTGTTGTGCTGGCCTCTGTGGAAGACGGCAAGGTTCATCTTGTTTCCGGTGTGACAAAGGATCTTGTTGCGAAGGGATTCCATGCGGGGAAAATAATCAAAGAGGTTGCTGCGATCTGCGGAGGCGGAGGCGGAGGCCGTCCGGATATGGCTCAGGCCGGTGGGCGTCTGCCAGAAAGGATACCGGAAGCGCTGCAGGCAGTTTCCGGTATGATTGAAAAAACGGCGGTGCGCTGA
- a CDS encoding IreB family regulatory phosphoprotein has translation MMILDKTMMFNFGDQDRHNVHEVLFQVYDALEEKGYNPINQIVGYLISGDPAYIPRHKEARKLIRRIERDEIIEELVTYYLKKKWDRE, from the coding sequence ATGATGATATTGGACAAAACAATGATGTTTAACTTCGGCGATCAGGACAGGCATAATGTGCACGAAGTCCTGTTTCAGGTATATGACGCTTTGGAAGAAAAGGGCTATAATCCAATTAATCAGATCGTCGGGTATCTGATTTCCGGCGATCCCGCTTATATTCCCAGACATAAAGAGGCAAGGAAGCTGATCCGAAGAATTGAGCGGGATGAAATTATCGAGGAACTGGTCACCTATTACCTCAAGAAAAAGTGGGACAGAGAATGA
- the greA gene encoding transcription elongation factor GreA, whose protein sequence is MAEKLHYMTAEGKAKLEQELVYLKTEKRKEVVERIKIARGFGDLSENSEYDAAKDEQAFVEARIQQLELMIRNSVIIEDDETTDVVKIGKSVTFKELPDGEEETYQIVGSAESDPFAGKISNDSPMAKGLIGLSVGEEVSVNTPGGDIRVKILKVE, encoded by the coding sequence ATGGCAGAAAAGCTTCATTACATGACGGCTGAAGGAAAAGCAAAGCTTGAGCAGGAACTGGTTTATCTCAAAACTGAAAAACGCAAGGAAGTTGTAGAAAGAATTAAAATTGCCCGCGGATTTGGCGACCTGTCTGAAAACTCCGAGTATGATGCAGCCAAGGATGAACAGGCTTTCGTCGAGGCAAGAATACAGCAGCTTGAGTTAATGATTCGTAATTCTGTCATTATCGAAGACGATGAAACGACTGATGTCGTCAAGATTGGCAAATCGGTCACTTTCAAGGAGTTGCCTGACGGCGAGGAAGAGACGTATCAGATCGTCGGCAGTGCGGAATCGGATCCTTTTGCGGGTAAAATTTCAAATGATTCGCCCATGGCGAAAGGATTGATTGGTCTGTCTGTCGGTGAGGAAGTCAGCGTCAATACGCCCGGCGGAGATATCCGTGTTAAAATTCTGAAGGTTGAATGA
- a CDS encoding DUF1292 domain-containing protein, whose amino-acid sequence MSEHNHYPIIQPSSEEEDRIVIPDQNGDESLFDVLFYFDVPETDKSYVVVTPVEEESDSTDEDEEVFAFRYEGEDDEFKLFPIETDEEWDIVEEMINTFSEEE is encoded by the coding sequence ATGAGTGAACATAATCATTATCCGATTATACAGCCAAGCAGTGAGGAAGAGGATCGGATTGTAATCCCTGATCAGAACGGTGATGAAAGCCTTTTTGACGTCTTATTTTATTTTGATGTTCCGGAAACGGACAAATCCTATGTCGTTGTGACGCCGGTGGAAGAAGAAAGTGACAGCACGGATGAAGATGAAGAAGTTTTTGCTTTCAGGTATGAAGGAGAGGACGATGAGTTCAAACTGTTTCCTATTGAAACTGATGAGGAATGGGATATCGTTGAAGAAATGATCAATACATTCAGTGAAGAAGAATAA
- the udk gene encoding uridine kinase, whose amino-acid sequence MKRRKPIVIGVAGGSGSGKTTVASEIYRSFSDRSIAVIQQDSYYKAQDDKPFEERLLTNYDHPLAFDTDLLIAQIKELLKFHPIKKPVYDYTVHTRSDKIVPVDPKDVIILEGILILEDKRLRDLMDIKVFVDTDSDLRIIRRLLRDTEERGRSVESVINQYLTAVRPMHLQFVEPTKRYADIIIPEGGKNSVAIDLMATKIRAVLSNRDAQPPD is encoded by the coding sequence ATGAAAAGAAGAAAGCCAATTGTGATCGGTGTGGCCGGTGGCTCCGGCTCCGGGAAAACCACAGTCGCCAGCGAGATTTACCGGAGCTTTTCCGATCGGTCCATAGCAGTGATTCAGCAGGATTCCTATTATAAAGCACAGGATGATAAGCCCTTTGAAGAGCGCCTGCTCACTAATTATGATCATCCGCTGGCTTTTGATACCGATCTGCTGATCGCGCAAATTAAAGAGCTGCTGAAGTTCCACCCGATAAAAAAACCGGTGTATGACTATACAGTACATACAAGATCTGATAAAATTGTACCCGTTGATCCTAAAGATGTAATTATTCTCGAGGGAATTCTAATCCTTGAAGATAAGCGTCTCCGGGATCTGATGGATATTAAGGTATTTGTTGATACGGACTCTGATCTGCGGATTATTCGCCGCCTGTTGCGCGATACTGAAGAACGCGGAAGAAGTGTCGAGTCGGTCATTAATCAATATCTTACTGCAGTACGCCCGATGCATCTTCAGTTTGTTGAACCAACCAAGCGCTATGCAGATATCATTATTCCCGAGGGCGGAAAAAATTCCGTTGCAATTGACTTGATGGCAACTAAAATACGTGCGGTTCTAAGCAACAGGGATGCCCAGCCGCCGGACTGA
- a CDS encoding O-methyltransferase: MIDFEKLSGYASAFTTAENEQLRRMEEKAHEIYIPIMQPSAMAFLQQLIRWTKATRILELGTAIGYSAIRMRIAAGDSARIVSIERDPEMIREARQNISEIGFDQSIRVVEGDATADLQEVCESAPFDLILIDAAKAQYQHLFLDYSRFLKTGGVIVTDNVFFHGLVCDIDTVRKKQLHRLVEKVDCFNHFLAARNDFETVFLTVGDGLAVSTKKHGPESVEGSAR; encoded by the coding sequence TTGATTGATTTTGAAAAATTATCCGGATATGCATCGGCATTCACTACTGCCGAAAATGAGCAGCTGCGAAGAATGGAAGAAAAAGCCCATGAAATTTACATTCCGATTATGCAGCCGTCAGCCATGGCTTTTCTTCAGCAGCTAATTCGGTGGACGAAAGCCACACGGATTTTGGAACTTGGGACAGCCATTGGCTACTCCGCAATCAGAATGCGGATCGCGGCGGGCGACAGCGCAAGGATCGTTTCAATTGAGCGTGACCCGGAAATGATTCGTGAAGCACGGCAGAATATCAGTGAGATCGGTTTTGATCAATCCATCCGGGTTGTCGAAGGGGACGCGACTGCGGATCTTCAGGAAGTGTGTGAGTCAGCCCCTTTTGATCTGATTCTGATTGATGCCGCCAAGGCACAATATCAGCATTTGTTTCTCGACTATTCCCGTTTTCTAAAAACTGGAGGAGTCATAGTTACAGATAATGTTTTTTTCCACGGACTTGTATGTGACATTGATACCGTGAGGAAGAAACAACTGCACCGGCTCGTCGAAAAAGTGGACTGTTTTAACCATTTTCTTGCAGCCCGCAATGATTTTGAGACGGTGTTTCTGACGGTTGGCGACGGTCTCGCGGTCAGTACCAAAAAGCATGGACCTGAATCTGTGGAGGGGAGCGCAAGATGA
- the ruvX gene encoding Holliday junction resolvase RuvX — translation MRIMGMDFGSVTVGVAISDPLELTAQGIETIRYVEHKKNLLFERLQELIKQYEVDSIVVGLPMDLVGTETARAQASRGFAKSTRRKFHLPVDMWDERLTTAAAERILIDADLSRKKRKKVIDKEAAVLILQSYLDKKRMEKKRDE, via the coding sequence ATGAGAATTATGGGCATGGATTTCGGTTCGGTGACGGTCGGCGTAGCGATCAGCGATCCACTGGAGCTGACAGCGCAGGGTATTGAAACGATACGTTATGTCGAACATAAGAAAAACCTGCTTTTTGAGCGGTTGCAGGAACTGATTAAACAATACGAAGTGGATTCCATCGTCGTCGGGCTCCCGATGGATCTTGTTGGGACAGAAACTGCGCGTGCGCAGGCCTCAAGAGGTTTTGCCAAAAGCACGCGGAGAAAGTTTCATCTCCCGGTTGACATGTGGGATGAACGCTTGACGACTGCGGCAGCAGAACGTATTTTGATTGATGCCGACTTGAGCCGAAAAAAGCGCAAAAAAGTCATTGACAAAGAAGCTGCGGTATTGATTCTGCAAAGTTATCTAGATAAAAAAAGAATGGAGAAAAAAAGAGATGAGTGA
- the mltG gene encoding endolytic transglycosylase MltG, producing MRLPKLRWRLAIIIAGIVIVLIAVSAWGFSKYYSGLLTPVNSRNGHEVTITVPSGSSLKDIGQLLQKKGLIRQAWAFEFYARWNHRNNYRAGKYVFTQKMSVSRMMDVLGKGEHPGIILLVDVRQDMWVSEIAGEMAKVSGLDKKEILKDLSDRTYIRKHYMSRYPFLTDEILAKGIDYPLEGYLSPGIYRFTKGKKPLTLDQMVDPMLSQTGQTLKRFSSQINANQLGSVHKILTLASLVEQEAPDAANRGKIAGVFYNRLKLKMKLQTDPSVAYGEQRRITNYTQKDLQTDTPFNTYTQPGLPVGPIGSPAANAIQAVLEPVPSDNLFFYARPNGKIYYSKTYAEQQAIIAKYQHEWAQKS from the coding sequence TTGAGGTTGCCAAAACTGCGATGGCGGTTAGCCATAATTATAGCAGGTATTGTGATTGTTTTAATCGCTGTTTCAGCCTGGGGTTTTTCAAAATATTACAGCGGGCTGCTGACCCCGGTCAACAGCCGCAATGGCCATGAGGTAACGATTACTGTTCCATCAGGATCGTCTTTGAAAGATATTGGGCAGTTACTTCAGAAAAAAGGGCTGATTCGCCAGGCGTGGGCATTTGAATTTTACGCAAGATGGAACCACCGGAACAATTATCGTGCCGGGAAATATGTATTTACTCAGAAAATGTCCGTCAGCAGGATGATGGACGTTCTGGGAAAAGGAGAACATCCCGGAATAATTCTGTTGGTGGATGTTCGCCAAGACATGTGGGTCAGTGAAATTGCCGGAGAGATGGCAAAGGTTTCCGGGCTTGATAAAAAAGAAATTCTGAAGGATTTAAGCGACAGGACATACATCCGGAAACATTATATGAGCCGTTATCCTTTTCTGACGGATGAGATTCTTGCCAAGGGCATTGATTATCCACTGGAAGGTTATCTTTCCCCTGGAATTTATCGCTTTACAAAAGGAAAAAAGCCTCTCACACTGGACCAGATGGTCGACCCGATGCTGAGTCAGACCGGACAGACGCTTAAGCGCTTTTCATCGCAAATCAACGCGAATCAGCTTGGTTCCGTGCACAAAATACTGACGTTGGCCTCTCTGGTTGAACAGGAAGCGCCCGATGCGGCGAACCGCGGGAAAATCGCCGGTGTCTTTTACAACCGCCTGAAGCTCAAGATGAAGCTGCAGACGGACCCTTCGGTTGCCTATGGCGAGCAGAGGAGAATCACGAATTATACGCAGAAAGATCTGCAGACAGATACACCGTTCAATACTTATACCCAGCCGGGATTACCGGTCGGACCCATAGGCAGTCCGGCAGCCAATGCGATTCAGGCAGTCTTGGAACCTGTCCCGTCAGATAATCTGTTTTTTTATGCACGTCCAAACGGAAAAATATATTATTCGAAAACTTATGCCGAGCAGCAGGCCATTATTGCAAAATATCAACATGAATGGGCTCAAAAATCCTGA
- a CDS encoding AI-2E family transporter, translating to MRKWPALQWMKVLTIILLLFLNGYLFYRLLPMLSVLAQFILRVAFPFAAAGVIAYLLHPLVRRISRVGLPRTVAILGIYALFFGLVGLILFKGGPIFIHEIRGLNNEFSKYEAIYQSNIDHVYGSTPEAAHDQVNKALARIRQGFGNMSDRVMDWCSGLIQSLFTLFIIPFLAFYFLKDADRIKKGALYLIPKKWRSQTAAMLAEMDRSIGDYIRGQLTVCAILAVMASLGLWILKVPYPIVFGIFIGATDLIPYFGPLIGAAPAILMAATQSMYSVIGVILMILLIQFLEGNVIEPFVVGKSVDIHPLYIMLSLGIGGELAGIIGMLLAIPCFIVIRTCFHHLKGRFRTIDK from the coding sequence ATGCGCAAGTGGCCCGCTTTGCAATGGATGAAAGTGTTAACGATTATTTTGCTCCTTTTTTTGAATGGTTATCTATTTTATCGTCTGCTTCCGATGCTGAGCGTGCTGGCGCAGTTTATTCTAAGGGTAGCTTTTCCCTTTGCCGCGGCGGGGGTTATTGCATATCTGCTGCATCCGCTGGTTAGACGCATTAGCAGAGTGGGATTGCCGAGAACTGTTGCCATTCTCGGTATCTATGCGCTGTTTTTTGGCCTTGTCGGCCTGATCCTTTTCAAGGGCGGTCCGATTTTCATCCATGAGATCCGCGGGCTGAACAATGAATTTTCAAAATACGAAGCGATATACCAGTCCAATATTGATCATGTTTACGGTTCGACTCCAGAGGCTGCGCACGATCAGGTCAATAAGGCACTGGCCAGAATCCGTCAGGGCTTCGGCAACATGTCCGACAGAGTGATGGATTGGTGTTCAGGACTGATCCAGTCACTCTTCACTCTGTTTATTATTCCTTTTCTTGCTTTCTATTTTCTAAAGGATGCAGACCGGATAAAAAAAGGTGCACTGTATCTGATCCCGAAAAAATGGCGCAGCCAGACGGCGGCAATGCTGGCAGAGATGGATCGTTCTATAGGCGATTACATTCGCGGCCAGCTGACCGTTTGCGCCATCCTTGCTGTGATGGCTTCTCTCGGCCTTTGGATATTAAAAGTGCCCTACCCGATTGTCTTTGGTATTTTTATCGGGGCTACTGACCTTATTCCGTATTTTGGACCGTTGATCGGGGCGGCTCCGGCTATACTGATGGCTGCCACTCAGTCTATGTATTCCGTCATTGGTGTCATTCTGATGATCCTTCTGATCCAGTTTCTCGAGGGAAATGTCATCGAACCATTTGTTGTCGGAAAAAGTGTGGATATTCATCCACTTTATATTATGCTCTCGCTCGGTATCGGCGGGGAACTTGCCGGGATCATCGGCATGCTGCTGGCCATTCCCTGCTTTATCGTTATCCGTACCTGCTTTCACCACCTGAAGGGAAGGTTCCGGACAATTGACAAATAA